A window of Rhizobium acidisoli contains these coding sequences:
- the ampC gene encoding class C beta-lactamase: MKSVGIRILSAILLSAGAATSAFAADETKLKAITDAAIKPIIEKYAIPGVAVAITADGQDHIFNYGVESKDTGRPVAPTTLFELGSISKTFTVTLASYAEANGQLSLSDKVGKYLPAMKGKPFGDIALMNLGTHTAGGFPLQLPDEIKTEKQLLGYFETWQPSYAAGAQRSYANPSIGMLGYIVAKAMHADFAALMQGKLFAGLGLKSTYIDVPKARLADYAQGYKRSGEPARMTPAVLSAEAYGVKSTAGDMIRFVGANMGLVKLDEKLQQAITSTHIGYFKAGAMTQDLIWEQYAYPAALNDLLEGNSPAMLKTMPVSELRPPMKPRGDVWINKTGSTNGFGAYVAFIPKQRLGIVILANKNYPNEDRVAAAYQILTALSAD; encoded by the coding sequence ATGAAAAGCGTTGGGATAAGAATATTATCGGCAATTTTGCTCTCGGCCGGCGCTGCCACCAGCGCTTTTGCCGCCGACGAGACCAAGTTGAAGGCGATCACGGATGCGGCGATCAAGCCGATCATCGAGAAATACGCCATTCCCGGCGTTGCCGTCGCCATCACCGCTGACGGCCAGGATCACATCTTCAACTACGGTGTCGAATCCAAGGACACCGGCAGGCCGGTGGCGCCGACCACGCTCTTCGAACTCGGATCGATCAGCAAGACCTTTACGGTGACGCTGGCATCCTACGCGGAAGCAAATGGACAGCTCTCGCTGTCGGACAAGGTCGGCAAGTATTTGCCGGCGATGAAGGGCAAGCCGTTCGGCGATATCGCCCTGATGAACCTGGGCACCCACACGGCGGGCGGATTTCCGCTGCAGCTTCCCGATGAGATCAAAACCGAAAAACAGCTGCTCGGCTATTTCGAGACCTGGCAGCCCTCCTATGCCGCTGGGGCGCAGAGAAGTTATGCCAATCCCAGCATCGGCATGCTCGGCTATATCGTGGCAAAAGCCATGCATGCGGATTTTGCGGCTTTGATGCAGGGCAAGCTGTTTGCCGGGCTCGGCTTGAAAAGCACCTATATCGATGTGCCGAAAGCGCGGCTGGCGGATTATGCGCAAGGTTATAAGCGCAGCGGCGAGCCCGCCCGGATGACGCCGGCCGTTCTCTCAGCCGAAGCCTATGGCGTCAAATCCACCGCAGGCGACATGATCCGCTTCGTCGGCGCCAATATGGGCCTGGTCAAGCTCGACGAAAAACTGCAGCAGGCGATCACCAGCACCCATATCGGATATTTCAAAGCGGGGGCGATGACCCAGGATCTCATCTGGGAGCAATATGCCTATCCCGCCGCGTTGAACGACTTGCTGGAGGGCAATTCCCCCGCGATGCTGAAGACCATGCCGGTCTCGGAACTGCGGCCGCCGATGAAGCCGCGCGGCGATGTGTGGATCAACAAGACCGGCTCGACCAACGGCTTCGGCGCCTATGTCGCCTTCATCCCCAAACAGCGGCTCGGCATCGTCATTCTCGCCAACAAGAACTATCCGAACGAGGATCGCGTCGCCGCGGCCTATCAGATATTGACCGCGCTCTCGGCCGACTGA